A DNA window from Arachis duranensis cultivar V14167 chromosome 3, aradu.V14167.gnm2.J7QH, whole genome shotgun sequence contains the following coding sequences:
- the LOC107476516 gene encoding fatty acyl-CoA reductase 3 isoform X4: MELGSILHFLEDKTILITGATGFLAKIFIEKILRVQSNVKKLYLLLRAKDAESATRRLHNEILGKELFRLLKENVGAKFNFFVSEKLTLVPGDISYEDFNLKDSILRQELYNELDVIVNLAATTNFDERYDVALGLNTFGVKHVLSFAKNCTKLKVLVHVSTAYVCGERGGVIVEDPHKMGVSLNGVQGLNIVEEKKIVENKLKQLQQDGATEEEIKISMKDLGMERANEYGWPNTYVFTKAMGEMLVETLKEDMPVVILRPTIVTSTYKEPFPGWVEGVRTIDSLIVAYGKGKLTCFLADLKKVFDVIPADMVVNAILAAMVGHASNNEACDEMIYHVGSSMANPVKYHDLRDYGFRYFSAKPCLDKEGNAIRVGKVTVLESMASFQRYLFIRYLVPLKGLELANLAFCHYFEGTYVDINRKISIVKRLVQLYRPYLFFSGIFDDINREKLHMAAKQGGAEMDLYYFDPKIIDWEDYFMNVHFPGIVKYVFK; encoded by the exons TTTTTATAGAGAAGATACTGAGAGTCCAATCCAATGTGAAGAAACTTTATCTTCTTTTGAGAGCCAAAGATGCTGAATCTGCCACTCGCCGATTGCACAATGAG ATTTTAGGGAAGGAATTGTTCAGATTATTGAAGGAAAATGTGGGTGCAAAGTTCAATTTCTTTGTCTCAGAAaagttgactcttgttcctgGAGATATCTCTTATGAAGACTTTAATTTGAAGGACTCCATTCTACGCCAAGAGCTTTACAATGAACTTGATGTTATAGTTAACTTAGCTGCAACAACTAACTTCGACGAAag ATACGATGTTGCATTGGGTTTAAATACATTTGGAGTGAAGCATGTATTAAGCTTTGCCAAAAACTGCACTAAACTGAAGGTGCTTGTCCATGTATCAACAG CATATGTATGTGGGGAGAGAGGAGGAGTGATAGTAGAGGATCCACACAAAATGGGAGTTTCACTAAATGGAGTGCAAGGACTCAACATTGTTGAGGAAAAGAAGATTGTGGAGAACAAGCTGAAGCAACTTCAACAGGATGGAGCCACAGAGGAAGAAATCAAAATCTCCATGAAGGACTTAGGCATGGAAAG AGCAAATGAATATGGATGGCCAAACACATATGTGTTTACAAAAGCAATGGGAGAAATGCTAGTTGAAACTTTAAAAGAAGATATGCCAGTGGTTATTCTACGTCCTACAATCGTTACTAGCACCTACAAAGAACCTTTTCCTGGTTGGGTGGAAGGCGTAAG AACCATCGATAGTTTAATTGTTGCGTatggtaaaggaaaattaacATGCTTCCTTGCGGACCTTAAGAAGGTGTTTGATGTG ATACCAGCAGACATGGTAGTGAATGCAATCCTTGCAGCAATGGTGGGTCATGCGAGCAATAATGAAGCATGTGATGAGATGATATATCATGTAGGGTCGTCGATGGCAAATCCAGTGAAATACCATGATCTGCGTGACTATGGATTCAGATATTTCAGCGCAAAACCATGCTTAGACAAGGAAGGAAATGCCATAAGAGTTGGCAAGGTTACGGTATTGGAGAGCATGGCTAGCTTCCAGAGATACTTGTTCATTCGTTACTTGGTTCCATTAAAGGGGTTAGAGCTAGCGAACTTAGCATTTTGCCACTACTTTGAGGGAACCTATGTAGACATCAACAGGAAGATCTCTATTGTTAAGCGTTTGGTTCAACTTTACAGGCCCTACTTGTTCTTCAGTGGCAT ATTTGATGACATCAACAGAGAGAAATTGCACATGGCAGCTAAGCAAGGTGGAGCAGAGATGGATTTGTATTACTTCGACCCAAAAATCATTGACTGGGAGGACTACTTTATGAATGTCCACTTCCCTGGCATTGTCAAATATGTCTTCAAGTAG
- the LOC107476516 gene encoding fatty acyl-CoA reductase 3 isoform X3, which yields MEIGSITEFLKDKNVLVIGATGFLAKIFIEKILRVQSNVKKLYLLLRAKDAESATRRLHNEILGKELFRLLKENVGAKFNFFVSEKLTLVPGDISYEDFNLKDSILRQELYNELDVIVNLAATTNFDERYDVALGLNTFGVKHVLSFAKNCTKLKVLVHVSTAYVCGERGGVIVEDPHKMGVSLNGVQGLNIVEEKKIVENKLKQLQQDGATEEEIKISMKDLGMERANEYGWPNTYVFTKAMGEMLVETLKEDMPVVILRPTIVTSTYKEPFPGWVEGVRTIDSLIVAYGKGKLTCFLADLKKVFDVIPADMVVNAILAAMVGHASNNEACDEMIYHVGSSMANPVKYHDLRDYGFRYFSAKPCLDKEGNAIRVGKVTVLESMASFQRYLFIRYLVPLKGLELANLAFCHYFEGTYVDINRKISIVKRLVQLYRPYLFFSGIEKLHMAAKQGGAEMDLYYFDPKIIDWEDYFMNVHFPGIVKYVFK from the exons ATGGAAATAGGAAGCATAACTGAGTTCCTTAAGGATAAGAATGTTTTGGTCATTGGTGCCACGGGCTTCCTTGCAAAAA TTTTTATAGAGAAGATACTGAGAGTCCAATCCAATGTGAAGAAACTTTATCTTCTTTTGAGAGCCAAAGATGCTGAATCTGCCACTCGCCGATTGCACAATGAG ATTTTAGGGAAGGAATTGTTCAGATTATTGAAGGAAAATGTGGGTGCAAAGTTCAATTTCTTTGTCTCAGAAaagttgactcttgttcctgGAGATATCTCTTATGAAGACTTTAATTTGAAGGACTCCATTCTACGCCAAGAGCTTTACAATGAACTTGATGTTATAGTTAACTTAGCTGCAACAACTAACTTCGACGAAag ATACGATGTTGCATTGGGTTTAAATACATTTGGAGTGAAGCATGTATTAAGCTTTGCCAAAAACTGCACTAAACTGAAGGTGCTTGTCCATGTATCAACAG CATATGTATGTGGGGAGAGAGGAGGAGTGATAGTAGAGGATCCACACAAAATGGGAGTTTCACTAAATGGAGTGCAAGGACTCAACATTGTTGAGGAAAAGAAGATTGTGGAGAACAAGCTGAAGCAACTTCAACAGGATGGAGCCACAGAGGAAGAAATCAAAATCTCCATGAAGGACTTAGGCATGGAAAG AGCAAATGAATATGGATGGCCAAACACATATGTGTTTACAAAAGCAATGGGAGAAATGCTAGTTGAAACTTTAAAAGAAGATATGCCAGTGGTTATTCTACGTCCTACAATCGTTACTAGCACCTACAAAGAACCTTTTCCTGGTTGGGTGGAAGGCGTAAG AACCATCGATAGTTTAATTGTTGCGTatggtaaaggaaaattaacATGCTTCCTTGCGGACCTTAAGAAGGTGTTTGATGTG ATACCAGCAGACATGGTAGTGAATGCAATCCTTGCAGCAATGGTGGGTCATGCGAGCAATAATGAAGCATGTGATGAGATGATATATCATGTAGGGTCGTCGATGGCAAATCCAGTGAAATACCATGATCTGCGTGACTATGGATTCAGATATTTCAGCGCAAAACCATGCTTAGACAAGGAAGGAAATGCCATAAGAGTTGGCAAGGTTACGGTATTGGAGAGCATGGCTAGCTTCCAGAGATACTTGTTCATTCGTTACTTGGTTCCATTAAAGGGGTTAGAGCTAGCGAACTTAGCATTTTGCCACTACTTTGAGGGAACCTATGTAGACATCAACAGGAAGATCTCTATTGTTAAGCGTTTGGTTCAACTTTACAGGCCCTACTTGTTCTTCAGTGGCAT AGAGAAATTGCACATGGCAGCTAAGCAAGGTGGAGCAGAGATGGATTTGTATTACTTCGACCCAAAAATCATTGACTGGGAGGACTACTTTATGAATGTCCACTTCCCTGGCATTGTCAAATATGTCTTCAAGTAG
- the LOC107476516 gene encoding fatty acyl-CoA reductase 3 isoform X2, protein MEIGSITEFLKDKNVLVIGATGFLAKIFIEKILRVQSNVKKLYLLLRAKDAESATRRLHNEILGKELFRLLKENVGAKFNFFVSEKLTLVPGDISYEDFNLKDSILRQELYNELDVIVNLAATTNFDERYDVALGLNTFGVKHVLSFAKNCTKLKVLVHVSTAYVCGERGGVIVEDPHKMGVSLNGVQGLNIVEEKKIVENKLKQLQQDGATEEEIKISMKDLGMERANEYGWPNTYVFTKAMGEMLVETLKEDMPVVILRPTIVTSTYKEPFPGWVEGVRTIDSLIVAYGKGKLTCFLADLKKVFDVIPADMVVNAILAAMVGHASNNEACDEMIYHVGSSMANPVKYHDLRDYGFRYFSAKPCLDKEGNAIRVGKVTVLESMASFQRYLFIRYLVPLKGLELANLAFCHYFEGTYVDINRKISIVKRLVQLYRPYLFFSGIFDDINREKLHMAAKQGGAEMDLYYFDPKIIDWEDYFMNVHFPGIVKYVFK, encoded by the exons ATGGAAATAGGAAGCATAACTGAGTTCCTTAAGGATAAGAATGTTTTGGTCATTGGTGCCACGGGCTTCCTTGCAAAAA TTTTTATAGAGAAGATACTGAGAGTCCAATCCAATGTGAAGAAACTTTATCTTCTTTTGAGAGCCAAAGATGCTGAATCTGCCACTCGCCGATTGCACAATGAG ATTTTAGGGAAGGAATTGTTCAGATTATTGAAGGAAAATGTGGGTGCAAAGTTCAATTTCTTTGTCTCAGAAaagttgactcttgttcctgGAGATATCTCTTATGAAGACTTTAATTTGAAGGACTCCATTCTACGCCAAGAGCTTTACAATGAACTTGATGTTATAGTTAACTTAGCTGCAACAACTAACTTCGACGAAag ATACGATGTTGCATTGGGTTTAAATACATTTGGAGTGAAGCATGTATTAAGCTTTGCCAAAAACTGCACTAAACTGAAGGTGCTTGTCCATGTATCAACAG CATATGTATGTGGGGAGAGAGGAGGAGTGATAGTAGAGGATCCACACAAAATGGGAGTTTCACTAAATGGAGTGCAAGGACTCAACATTGTTGAGGAAAAGAAGATTGTGGAGAACAAGCTGAAGCAACTTCAACAGGATGGAGCCACAGAGGAAGAAATCAAAATCTCCATGAAGGACTTAGGCATGGAAAG AGCAAATGAATATGGATGGCCAAACACATATGTGTTTACAAAAGCAATGGGAGAAATGCTAGTTGAAACTTTAAAAGAAGATATGCCAGTGGTTATTCTACGTCCTACAATCGTTACTAGCACCTACAAAGAACCTTTTCCTGGTTGGGTGGAAGGCGTAAG AACCATCGATAGTTTAATTGTTGCGTatggtaaaggaaaattaacATGCTTCCTTGCGGACCTTAAGAAGGTGTTTGATGTG ATACCAGCAGACATGGTAGTGAATGCAATCCTTGCAGCAATGGTGGGTCATGCGAGCAATAATGAAGCATGTGATGAGATGATATATCATGTAGGGTCGTCGATGGCAAATCCAGTGAAATACCATGATCTGCGTGACTATGGATTCAGATATTTCAGCGCAAAACCATGCTTAGACAAGGAAGGAAATGCCATAAGAGTTGGCAAGGTTACGGTATTGGAGAGCATGGCTAGCTTCCAGAGATACTTGTTCATTCGTTACTTGGTTCCATTAAAGGGGTTAGAGCTAGCGAACTTAGCATTTTGCCACTACTTTGAGGGAACCTATGTAGACATCAACAGGAAGATCTCTATTGTTAAGCGTTTGGTTCAACTTTACAGGCCCTACTTGTTCTTCAGTGGCAT ATTTGATGACATCAACAGAGAGAAATTGCACATGGCAGCTAAGCAAGGTGGAGCAGAGATGGATTTGTATTACTTCGACCCAAAAATCATTGACTGGGAGGACTACTTTATGAATGTCCACTTCCCTGGCATTGTCAAATATGTCTTCAAGTAG